Part of the Zingiber officinale cultivar Zhangliang chromosome 6A, Zo_v1.1, whole genome shotgun sequence genome, TCGGGAATTCAAACTGCAGACAGAAACATAAAATAAGCACGTTCCAGGCCTCAATAATGGAGTGGTCTTAATGTGATTTTGAAATATTCCACTAGGAGGCATGGATTATCTTGTTAACCACATGCACATAGAGAGTTGTACCACAATATAGTTAATGGAAGCATGAGTATGACAGTGAACACATGATATGCATTTGACCTTCCCTTATCaagaaatgcacaatagaaattgaatttttaataagGTTTTACAGTACATGAATACACAACATTGTATATTCTTGAGAATAGCGTAGTTACCTCATATGTAGCAAAAAGAATATTTCTGTTGGATGCATATGCAAGTGCTTTGATGGATTTGTTTGAATACattaaaattatcaaacaattctgaacctgaaaatgaaaaagaaaaggactaGCTAGCTGGTGTGAATGTGTGATGTTCATATAAACTTTCTGCATCCTACAACAACTTGACCAAAAAACCTTTTTTAAACCTGAAGACTTTAACCCAAAAGTTTAAGCTGCTAGGAAAATATTAATAGATAAATTTAAGATCTAACATCCTCTGCAGGGTCTAAAAATTTAGTTTCTCACTGTAATGCAAGTCGGACATCAACAGACATCATTGCACAAAGAAACCCACAATGAATAATTTAACAGCAGTAGTCAACTGCAGCACAAATGGGGTTCATCAAGTAGTCAAACTAATAACATATATTTCTCCCTGCTACAATTTGTAATGTTTTAATGGGGTCATCTTGGAATGGTTCGAATACAAATTTAGAATTGAAAAGcctaatgataaaaaaaaaagtctaTAGAATCAGCTTGCTTCAGCAGCATCAATCATTCAAGAAACCTCACGAGATCAAGATGAGGCCTCAATTCTATaccagataaaggaaaaggaccAGATGTAATAAGTCCCTTTTATACCTCTAAATGTCGGAGGGTGTCGACCAGGAGGGTTTGCTTCTGCTGAAGTAGCACGAGCTGCTTGTGCAACGCAGCGAACTCGCTTCGCATGATCTGCTCGCAGTCCTGTATCGCCGTCTCACTCAGTCCATCCTCTTGCAGCCTCTTACGCAACTTCTCTGTGGACACTACCACGTTTTCGACCGGTGCCATGTGGTCACCGTTGGAAATCCTCGGGAACATGTCCTTCATCGCCTGCAGCACCTCCACCCACGCCACCCTGTCATCCCCCGTCTCCGCTCTCAAGTGAAGACGCTTGGTCCCGGAGAAAATGGAGAATCTCTTATCGTCCGATCTACTCTCCCGTATCGAGGAAACCTAAAGTATTAAAAATGGCAAAACGTCGGAAGCGATTTTGAAAAGAGCGTAAAGAAGTAAATTAGGGCTTCAACTCCCGACCTTAAGATGGACTTCGCCGACAGGCTTGCGGGTATGGTGCGAGCCACCTTTCTTCCGGCGGGCGAGCCTTCGGGCAGACTCCTCCCCGATGATCTTGGAACCTTTCTCAGATTCCTGCCTCAGGTCGATGCGATCGGGGCCGTGGATCTTGTAGAAAGACAGTACACCGTCATGTAGCACGAACCAGCGCGGTCGCCATCCCTTGCCGTAGTTGACCCACTTATGGAGAATCCCGACGATACCGTCTCCGACGATGTTGTTGAGTTGGACCTCTCGGTGGTCAAGTGGCGCGTCGTGGAACGACGTGCGGTGGGAGGCGGAGAGATCCGCGGACCTGTGACAGCGGCCTTGATCGCCGTCCGGTCCGGCAGGGGAGCGGAGGCCGCCGCCTCTATTTGCAGGAAAGAATTCTCGCCTGCGGACGTCTGAGGTAAAGGGAGGCGGCGGTAGCGGGGGTGGAGGAGGGGGCATGGCGGGTAGGGAGGGGAAAGTTAAGGAGGTCGCCGCGGCGGCGGCTGCTGCTGGAGAGACTGGAGCAGAAGAGGCGCAGCAGAATGGATTCATAGCCGGATAATGAGCCTTTTGAAGAGAGAGGCGACGGCGGCGGAGGCGACGAAGACGGCGAGGAGGACGGGAGATCGTGGCGGATGCGCGTTGACGGAGCAGTTTCGTTGGTTGGTTTTTTACTCCGCCCTGTTGCTTTCCCGTTGGAAAATATACAATATTTATTAGGGTATTCTGAAGAAACGGTGCGAATATTCATGCGATCATGCCTCTTTACATAAAACCACtccataatattaatattaacaccaTCCGACAGATGTAGGTGAACACGGCCCGTTTTGCTGGGCAAAATAGACCGAAAAGAAGAAACATTAATTTGGTCGAACAATCGCTGTAAGGTTTACACGTGCAAATAATACAAAAGTAAGGAGGAGATGCGAAAGAAGCGCACGGCTCTACCGCTCTACGGACGGGGATAGGAGTTGGGTGGGTGGAGGAGGAAAAGGGTCGTTAATTTGTCCAATTGGATAAGTTAACTACTACTTTTTCCAATTGGGTCACGGAGAAAGGCAATTAATTAGTTTGGACCACGTTGCAATCGGCCGCCGGGCCGGCCGGCCAGTCCAACCAACCGGATTTATAGTTATTTAATTTGATTGAAATGGCAAGGAAAGAAAGGCACGtctgaattttatttttcaataatgGAAAATAAGTCAGGCAAGAGAATTTCTCGATAATTCAGACAGAGAATATTATTTTAGGTTAAATAACATTAAAACTTGACGCGACCAAAATGTTATTTCCGTGGTTGGTCATTGTCTCAGCCTGGATTATCTTAATTACGTGCCTCCCAACGACTCTCATTACAGGATCATAGTCAATTATTGATATGAAATGAGATCTCAGGTAATTTCTGCGAAAAGAATCGAGCATGATATTTTTGGTATTTGACGGTTACCGACTGGCCATGCGTCGCATCTTCCAACGTCTTAATTACAACAACGTCCTCATTATTCTTATGATTGCAATTTACGTGCCACCCTGAGATTTAGGATTCAAGTTTCAATAAAATCAAGATAAATATCTTTCTTATATGttaatcattattccaaaggttagtagtcgtgcgtgatttacctcctccatattgACTCTAGAACGGATTAACGGAGACACTGAAGATGAACGTATTCATCCTTTTGTCACCATGATTACAATTTACGCCATTTTATTTcaataactatcatatcatagcatgcgTCACGGCATTGTGGTGGAAGGGCATAGCTACGAACGTATTCATCCTTTTGTCACCATGATTGCAATTTACGCCATTTTATTTcaataactatcatatcatagcatgcgTCACGGCATTGTGGTGGAAGGGCATAGCTACTAAGGTGTGCCGCCCTGCGGCGGAGCATTTTGAGTAGCTTGCTCCTCCGCCACCGCGAGTACCCCCGAACCCGAATCCCCCACCGTTCCATGCGTCAACTCCGCCCCACCCGCCGAACCCTCCGTCGCCTGCTCCTTCACCGTTGTCGAAGTAGCCGCTCCTTCGGCCTTCGCCACGCGCGGAGCTGAAGCCCCACCGCCGCCGCGATCTCACTCCTGAGTACTGGATCCCCATCGAAAATCCCATCCGTTTCGGCCGAGGGCCGCACCACCTCAGCCTCCACCGTCACCGAAATCATCGACCATGGTGGGCAAAATAGGTCAAAGGAACCAATCGATTCCCTATATTTAAGTGATCCGTTTTTAACTGCGACAGAAGATAAAGCCACGAGCGTTGCGCTAGTAATCAAATTCTATCATAGagacaattatttttttaaaaaaatacacattttaaaaagaaaataaattacaaAGCAAAGAATAAAAATTCGATACAAAGATATAACTgacaaatagaaagtattttgTAGAGCTAAGTGAAAATTTTGAATTGACACAACGCAAATTTAAGGTGGACGTCCAACTTAAACAAGCATTCATAAACTTAGCCATGATAGTCCTGCTCTACCTTCCCCACTCACAAAAATTCCAACCCTATTCCAACTATTCTTAGAAGCATTAAGCTTCTACGAGAGAGATAATTCTTGGCTCCGTGGACAATCTACCAACGTGGATGTACAAATTTGGAGAAGGAAACTACTCTTGCTTGTCCTCTGCAGcatcgtcgtcgtcgtcatcATGATCCCTATTCTTTTCCTTCCCATCGATCCTCACCAATCCAATGTTGCCATCGGAAGTACCTTTTGTAAGCGACTGCGCTTCTTCATCGTCCTCGCCAACTTCACCAGAATAAGCATACCTGTAGAAGAAGTTAGAAGAGTAGAACTTGCTACACAGCTTGTACTGAAGAAATAGCAGCAGTCCAGTCCTACCTTTGAGAGCTTTGAGATGGTGCCCATAAATAGCACATAACAGAGAGTAGCAAGAAAGATAGAACGTCCCAGAAAGCAGTGATGATCCATGCACTCTGCCACCTTTCACTGAATGGGTCTGTTGCTTTGAAGTAAACCTGTAGGAGAACTTGATTTAGCACAAGTTGATACAAGTTTCTACTCAACGTCTCTCAGCCTAATGATATGGCTGCCATTGATGTCAAGGTATGTGTTCAATTATTGAGCACATGATCAACATCAAAATTCAAGTTTCTTGTAAAACAATACTTCATGCTGAGAAGAGATTAATTCAGAAGAAACATAATGAGAAAATAAGATGGAAAGAGGAAGATCTTCAAAggaaaaaaactttttttttttactttatgtcAATCAACCGTTTATCTTTTCCTCTTCTTTCAGGCTCAAACATGAGAAATATACCAGCATGAAGCATTGAACCTGATATTGGGAGAAACCTTATGCGTATCATGCACCATATTTGGCATTGGTAATTTGCATAGAAGCACAATAACTCAGTATACTAGCTCTTGCAAAGGGAATTGCTTCCCGTACCTTTCTTCGAGCTCAGTTTGATAGACAAAATTATACAAGCACATCAGCACGAATCAGTATTCTCCAGATCCAATATTCAGTGCAATTTCTGTTATAGTATCAAATGAAAATACCAAGTGTATTTTAGGGACTCTCAGAATATGTTGGGATTCATTAGGGTGGTTTTTATAGAATTCTGGATTCTGCAACTGTTAGTTTTTTCTCCTGGTATGAATGAGCAATATGAAAGAGTCTAAAAGTGTTAGATCTGTAGAGCATTGCCCTTGTTTGTTTTCATTTTATAATCTCTATCGTGTCCATCTACTAGCTGTCTGTGATATCATTTGTTATAGACAAAAAACAGGGTTGGATTTACACTCTTCTCCAGTGTTTAATCCACTCAAGAGAAACTGATTTGCAAAGTAATTAGTGATAATTTTGGGTCTATCATTATCTACAAAAGTTAACATCGAGTAGTTAGTTACCTCATACCCAATCCATGCAACTGAAGCAATCACAACAACAGCCAATGCATTTGTAAACTTCCTGTATATGTCCAGTTTCACAGTACTCTTCCGAGCCTGCACAGATACCAAGTGAAACAGATTTAGCAACTAAACAACAGTATACCCACATACTTGAAGTGATGAACATGAACTAGAGAAACAAAAACATATCTAATATAGTGCAGTTCAGTTACGGCATCACTACAAATCGATTTTCCTTGATGTACCTGTAGCTTTTCTAGGGTTCGTGAAAGCGAAGTAAAGATCCAAAGAATCAAGAAAGCATCCAAAAATGCATCCGGAAGGACAAGAAATAGTCTTGCTTTCCCTGAGATGTCATTTATTGTCCCAACATTTTCTGAGATACTGAGTAATTCTGATGCCACAAAGTATGTTACTCCGAGAAGAAGCACCTTTGTGGTTAGACCTCCTAGCGTAGGTCGTACGACACCATATCCCATAGAAACCGTAAGAATAAGAAGACGTGAGACACTTTTTCTGACAGCTCTGACAGTGACAACCCAAGTTGTTATTCCTATAGGCCTTATGCCAGTCTCATTAAAACTTAAGTACTCAAAGTACCAAAGAGTCATTTCAAACAACCCCAGAGCAATAACTAATGAAATACAATTCTGGAGAGGTAAAATATCCTTCCAGAACCGAACATATTGAGAAAACCAAATGAAACTGAGAGCCAAATACGCCAGAGAAATGAACAAGTAAAAATCCATCAATGGTGCCATCCTTCCAGGCAAGTAACCATCAGGATTTTTCCAGATTGTCTTCCCACTCATTGTGAGTCCTTTTAGCTTAGGATCACAAGAGATGAAGAACAAGTTATACATTCCAGTCTTTGTTATGTTAACCAGATCAGGAGACATCTTTGCGGATAAAAGATCTGCATTAAAGTGTGTACTAAGTATAACCGGCCAGTTTGGATCCACTAAAGATGGTCTTCTGATGACCTCTCCTTGCTTACACCCCTCAAGATTAGCAAGATCAGGAGTGCAACATATGGCCCTCTGCCCACCATATGCAGATCCACCAATATTGTCACGGTCAGCTGCCTCAAATATAATTGCCTGGATTAATCCTGTACCGTGCTCTGTGTTTGGATGCTGCTTAGCTGACTCCTTACTCCTCCAGAATGTGATGCTGCTGAACCTGCAACAATAAATCAATTAATGGATGTACATCTAGCAGTCCAACGAGAAACATAATCAATCAAAAGTGTTGAGCCTTAGAAATATCTACTtaaacagaagaagaaaaaatagtgTACTAGTTTCTTGAGCAAACATCAGTTCAATTAGCACAAACataggattcaaagttaaagGAAGCATAACCACATGAAGCTTTAGTTGCACAATTAGAGTTACCATGGTCAAAAAATGAATTTTCACCTCCAGAATCACTGTCAGCAATTGAATGATTATCACAACCTATTCTTATTCTATCATCTTTGTGATCTCCTTGCAAGTCTATGAGTTATACTGAGTACCAAGTCACCAGCTTATCTCTTAATTGTAACTTCATTGACAGAAACCGTTACATATCTTCCTGTCATCTGACATTTTTGGAGTTCACGGGTACTAAAGCTTAATCTGATCATTCTTACAAACGGTAAATGTTAATAGACATCCACATCTGTATCATCATCTAAAATAATCTAGTATGAGTTAGATCCAATTACTATGGTGATGGTACTTGAAGTCTTGATGGTTTCAGTTAATAAGTAAACAGTCCACTTATCAGGAGCACAAGAACCGGATTGATGTTCTAAAGAGGCAAATCCTACTATCAAAGCATAACGGGAAATCATTATAACACAGCATATAAGCACATTTCAGACCTATCCTTTCTAGCAAGCAGATTCATAATGCTTATGTTAAACTGGATTTTTTTTCCTGGCTAACTTCGGCCATATTCTAAATGcttacatttttttttgttgttttcgtTTTTTCTATCCTACAACAAACTTAAGAAAGTAATTATTCATAAATCCAAATACCCTTCAAATTTCAGAATAAAGAAGTGACAATGGCATTACATTTCTTTTTTGCCCAAGTTGCATCCTAACCTATTGGTATGAGGTAGGGTCGGAAGAAGATGAATCCTTGGCTGACATGGACCCAAGACTAACTCTAACCCTCGACTTGGTTGTACATAAAACATGTCCACTATGACCAACAAGTAGGTTTCTAAATCATGAACTTCTCAGCTGATGAGAGGAGTGTGGGTGCAATTGTCCtgggttgaccagtttgactcaagcttgagttttgatatttgacaatatatgaaaattgcaggtgcaattgtccatttagaagattgtgggtgcaattctccactgatcaaaggttgaccagtttgatatgagagagtagtcaagtagtcaaggttgactggatacttgactgggaaagtcctaactaaacGTTGGGCAAGGGCAAGACCAACAGGatggttggcagaagaagaaaaaccagctgggtcaatgttgaccggacATTGGTGAGGACTAACCaactaggtcaatgttgaccggacacttggtgtggaaagtccttatgaatgaagtcaggcagttagaaagtcctggtgcatgaagccgggcagatgaaaagtcctagtgagtaaaacaAAACAATTGGGAAGTcccaatgagtgaagctaggcagtaagaaaaccatggtgagtgaaatcaggtggaaaaatcctagtgaatgaagctaggtggagaaaagtctgatgagtgaagtcaaacattggaaaatccaggtgggtcaaaagttgatcggacatttggtgaatgaagccaggcagatggaaagttctGATGAGTGAAACCAGGAAATTGAGAAGTTCTAGTAAATGAAGCTAGACAGTGagaaaactctagtgagtgaagccaggtggaaaaatcctaatgagtgaagctaggtaaaaaaatttttttattgaagTCAGGCATtggaaaatccaaatgggtcaaagttgaccagacatatggtgtttggaagtccaagtgggtcatggaggaccggatacttggcacgaggaaaaaagtccaagtgggtcaaagattgATACGACACTTAGTGGAGAAGTCCAGCAAATTAAGTGTGATTGAATGCTAGACAATGAGGAGTTTCAACAGATCACGATTGACCGAATATTGGGCAAGGAACCCTAGGACTCGAGTTTAGGAGCTAGGGTTGCCAAATCGCTTAAGGTATGCGATTTAGCGCGTGGTAATCGATTAAGGGataatcttaatcgattaagagctATTCTTCACGAAAGCACAGAATGTTGCTAAATCGATCTGGCGAATTGACTTAGCATGGCGTAAGCGATTAGAGTAATCACTTAAGGCCTTTTCTTTCAAAGTCACGGCAAGCGATTAAACAGGAAAGCTTAATTGCTCACGACGTTTCTCACGATCAAGTAGAAAGGAGCAAAATCGATCAGGTTAATCGATTCCACCCCTCTTTAGCGATTCGGCAATCGCTTAAGGTTAGAAATATAGCCATTCTGCAGATTCTGAGCAGGTTGCTGACGTGGTAATTGTTTAAAGAGAAGCTTAAGCGATTAAGGCACCCGAtttaaccctagaaaagggtttttcgTGATCGTTCTCCGAGAGTTCCACAATGCCAGTTCTTGAGATTTGGAGGAGACAAGTACTGCTGTATTTCCCACCTTCAAGAAGCAGATTCGAGCAACAAAAAAATGAGCAAGCTAAGTTTTCATTGGTGTAATCTTGTGTAAGATTTCATTgtatttgttcttgctcttcttggtGTATTTTGTGTTGTgagcttgtacaaggcttctccgcctccggattGTTTTCGAGAAGGATTGTTTTTCATATTGTAGATGTGTGCACCGTGGATCATTGTATTAGTCACTTCAAGGAGGTGAATACCAAGCAAATCCTTGTGTTGCCATTGGAGGGTTCTTCCCTTTGAGGATTCCGTTGCAAATCATCTTCATTGAAGCGAGCGAGCTATCCCCCCAGCTCCCGTTGGTCCCAACAAGGAGCAAGCTCAGAGAGTCCCTAACTCTGAACTCCTCATAATCGTTTGCAACCAACCTCCCACAAGGCCCTAACGACCATGAAATCCTTCTAAAGGCAGATCAAGaaagccaccctctttgattGGCACAAAGAAGACAATAAAATTGTCAGTGGGATCACTAGGTTGCTACTGCAAGGGGATCACCGGCGGGTAAGTTTTGAGAGACTATAACTCTTGACTTAGGTTGAATGAGgctcataatatatcaaatcaaagcttgtTCAAAGACCTACAGTTGTTACCAAGTATAATCCATAATGGCCTGACCTTAGGCTCAAAAAACAACGTTTAAAGCCTTGTCGGAGATTCCGAAGAATTTTAGTCCTTTTTATTAAGGTTATTTTCGGTTTTTACATCATTATGGTTTTGAGACTATTTAAACATTTGCTTAGTTGATATTAGGGCATTATCTTTATTTGAGttaatattattcaattaaaccAAGAGAAGAATTTTCTGTGTTTGGCGATTTCCTATGTGTTCCTTGAAAATTCTTTGTTAGAATTAGCCTATAGAATAATCGTTATTTTGTCCGTGCATCAGTTGCCCATTTAATGCACCTGTTTTGACCGAACCAAGAAACTCACGCTTCATCATCCACATTTAAGCCAGTGTCGTAGGCACAACTCTAATGGTGGAGCTGCCTAGGATCAAAACTTCGCATTGATAGAGGATAATCTATTGAGAATTATTCACAACAATGAACCACCGTAAGAACTATAATGCCCTTGCTGTGATGATTCACTAAGATCTGCGCCTCACTACTAATTGGACATGGCAGCACCATAAGTAAAATCTAGTCAAGCTCAAATTTTGCAACCTAGCTACCCTTTTCGATCCCAAAATCAAGGATGCCTACCATCCGAAGAAATCGCATAAGATCCACCGTTGTTTCCAATTCTACGCTATTAATTCATAATTGTGTACAAATGGCCTCTTTTAGCAGTATTCGAGATTAATGCAAATGTAATATCAACAAAAGATAGAAATACAGGGAGGAGGAAAACAAATTAGATTTAGATCCAATCAGAAATTCCAGGGAAAACACGTAAAAGATCTAACTTGTGGATGTGGGCGAATCCCTTCATGCAATTCAACACCGAGAAAAAGGAAAAGGTCTTACCTGATGTAAGCCCGACCGTCACCGATCCCGTAGGGACCCCGAGCATCGATGTGGGAGGCGGCAATGCCCTCACTGCCGCCGGAAAGCAGGACCGCGTTGCCCACCTCCTTGAATGGTTCCAACTCGTAAGTGTGGATGGACCCCGACGTTCTCGGAACCGCCGCCGCTGCAAAGAGGATCACGGCGATGGCAGCGGCGAGATCcatggagagagagagagcgcgCACCCGGGAAAGCGGAGGAAGAAATCGCAACTAACCCAGATAGAACGCGAAACGCGAAGATAGGTGAGATGCAATGCACAACGGTCCCCATTTGAAAACCCACTGGAAAGCAGGGTGCTCGATGGGTGCTAAATGAATAGGTGCCATTATAAATCATACGAATATTACTCACACCCACCGCTGCCGACAACTTCCGTCCCCAAACGTCACGTGGCTTGCCCTACGCTACACGATCGCCGTAGCACGAATCTCGAAGGGCGTACTCAATGGTTtgcagcaaaagaaaagaatggGGAAGCGACATCGACATTTAATCACAGCGATTACATCAGTTAGATCTTCAGTTATTTTCATGAGAAAGAGAAAGCACAACAAACGGTTGTTCCTACAACACCACACTTGAACCCATAGAGAAAACACTCCTTATGCTTCTTGAAGTTCAGTCATAACCTCACTTCATCCATCTCAAACGAAAGTCCAACGACGAAAAAACACTTTAATAGTTTTGGATAGAACATAATAGATAATGATATGGCAAATAGAGTAGGATTCTCAAAGCGGAGATGAAAATCAAAAAGATTGACTTATGTTCAGGGGTTTTTTTATAATCTCTAGAAAATCTTATTCTAGATTAGAAGACGCCTTCAAAAAGGTAGAAGATGTCTCCAGCGAGGCAAGtaaagataa contains:
- the LOC121996978 gene encoding transmembrane protein 87A-like — encoded protein: MDLAAAIAVILFAAAAVPRTSGSIHTYELEPFKEVGNAVLLSGGSEGIAASHIDARGPYGIGDGRAYIRFSSITFWRSKESAKQHPNTEHGTGLIQAIIFEAADRDNIGGSAYGGQRAICCTPDLANLEGCKQGEVIRRPSLVDPNWPVILSTHFNADLLSAKMSPDLVNITKTGMYNLFFISCDPKLKGLTMSGKTIWKNPDGYLPGRMAPLMDFYLFISLAYLALSFIWFSQYVRFWKDILPLQNCISLVIALGLFEMTLWYFEYLSFNETGIRPIGITTWVVTVRAVRKSVSRLLILTVSMGYGVVRPTLGGLTTKVLLLGVTYFVASELLSISENVGTINDISGKARLFLVLPDAFLDAFLILWIFTSLSRTLEKLQARKSTVKLDIYRKFTNALAVVVIASVAWIGYEVYFKATDPFSERWQSAWIITAFWDVLSFLLLSVMCYLWAPSQSSQRYAYSGEVGEDDEEAQSLTKGTSDGNIGLVRIDGKEKNRDHDDDDDDAAEDKQE